Proteins co-encoded in one Oncorhynchus keta strain PuntledgeMale-10-30-2019 chromosome 36, Oket_V2, whole genome shotgun sequence genomic window:
- the LOC118369625 gene encoding ras-related protein ORAB-1 produces MNPEYDYLFKLLLIGDSGVGKSCLLLRFADDTYTESYISTIGVDFKIRTIELDGKTIKLQIWDTAGQERFRTITSSYYRGAHGIIVVYDVTDQESFNNVKQWLQEIDRYASENVNKLLVGNKCDLTTKKVVDYTTAKEFADSLGIPFLETSAKSATNVEQAFMTMAAEIKKRMGPGATTGGNEKSNVKIQSTPVKPASGGCC; encoded by the exons ATGAATCCCGAATA TGACTATTTATTCAAGCTGCTCCTGATTGGTGACTCTGGTGTCGGAAAGTCATGTCTTCTACTTCGATTTGCA gatgACACATACACAGAAAGCTACATAAGCACAATTGGAGTAGACTTCAAAATACGAACTATAGAATTAGATGGAAAGACCATTAAACTTCAAATC TGGGACACGGCGGGGCAGGAGAGGTTTCGCACAATCACATCCAGCTACTACAGAGGAGCCCACGGCATTATTGTAGTCTACGACGTCACAGACCAG GAGTCCTTCAACAATGTCAAGCAGTGGCTACAGGAAATCGACCGCTATGCCAGTGAAAATGTCAACAAGCTATTGGTGGGGAACAAGTGTGACCTGACCACAAAGAAAGTGGTGGATTACacaacagcaaag GAGTTTGCAGACTCCCTGGGCATCCCCTTCTTGGAAACGAGTGCCAAGAGCGCCACCAATGTGGAGCAGGCCTTCATGACCATGGCTGCTGAGATCAAGAAGAGGATGGGGCCCGGGGCCACGACCGGAGGCAACGAGAAGTCCAATGTCAAGATCCAGAGTACGCCTGTCAAACCTGCCTCGGGGGGCTGCTGCTGA
- the LOC118369626 gene encoding centrosomal protein of 68 kDa isoform X1 encodes MALGVDRAFPASISPMESKGCSGQWKTRIPEITRAGSTTTQHDKDWERGTGDRDRGGPRKSVTMAPTSRYMSDRRQYSMRKPLVTTTEQQTSILKKSYLQEHPEKERQGEGSSNEAHHHGEFDFQTRWAEQKFPDNFNPSQANISTCSASREDFSTSLGVSDLRTGLSHEEPTFSSSYLGSRPGRRSLSSPPLEVRTFSTPLNSKWTSTLLSPLSPSYTPPSCPSRQRWTELKLDAGEVCQSHGGGREMNLNAGPSVGYSKGNSNSVLHTMSPHQANYWACAIPSSLPPSPDRRSSSWNPDKEYQALLDYTYPLRPGRVVGGWDTSDAGGGPLIQTDPNLQDSGIDLDRLCSSTSLSALDFSPTGMAGVGTARERRMPGIGQRSSELRGLSHPKSSDSRLSSSPLSSADPIGLSVESLDCSGGGGLDPLHRIKEGRYCHHSISSSTTFIRTTSILPQSGCLRGEAWDEEFWSLPEQLEELRGLSRQVREVTAQLSQPVTASWESLERGTTSVQSSMNLAEKQEAEEERKEREQNEKQEGEVDEKQKEVSISEALQYFNKVSKVVHSGESSQAARNSGSRMEGGVAGRGVSRASLRKVEAMVDQLSGLTLPEFQRASQGEQGPRVSLMQHIQTFCSNLEELIQWLYTVVERMEVLAPPSVDIESVKSSLADYKRFQREVNAHQPLTTSVLQTGELLLGCMTSTSPVLKETLGLIERQSRALETHSEHLFSSILSAMDSLTQPRETGAGDTDSVEIQGTA; translated from the exons ATGGCACTGGGAGTTGACAGGGCCttcccagcatccatctctccgaTGGAGTCCAAGGGCTGCAGTGGACAATGGAAGACTCGGATTCCAGAGATTACCCGGGCGGGGTCAACCACAACGCAGCATGACAAagactgggagagggggacaggggatAGGGACCGGGGTGGTCCCAGAAAGAGTGTTACAATGGCACCCACCTCCAGGTATATGAGTGACAGGAGGCAGTACTCTATGAGGAAACCGCTGGTCACCACCACAGAGCAGCAGACCTCCATCCTAAAGAAATCCTACCTACAGGAGCACCCAGAAAAG GAGCGACAGGGGGAAGGTAGCAGTAATGAAGCACACCATCATGGCGAGTTTGACTTCCAGACCCGATGGGCTGAACAGAAGTTCCCAGACAACTTCAACCCCTCTCAGGCCAACATCTCAACCTGCTCAGCCTCCAGAGAGGACTTTAGCACCTCCCTAGGGGTGTCAGACCTCAGGACCGGTCTGTCACATGAAGAACCCACCTTCAGCTCATCGTATCTTGGCAGCAGGCCTGGCCGACGCAGCCTCTCCAGCCCACCCCTGGAGGTCCGTACTTTCTCTACTCCACTTAACTCCAAGTGGACCTCCACTCTGCTATCCCCCCTCTCGCCCTCCTACACCCCCCCGTCGTGCCCGTCCAGACAGAGATGGACAGAGCTGAAATTGGATGCAGGTGAAGTTTGTCAATCacatggaggaggaagggaaatGAATCTAAATGCAGGCCCTTCAGTGGGCTACTCCAAGGGAAACTCCAACTCTGTGCTCCACACCATGTCCCCCCACCAGGCCAACTACTGGGCCTGTGCCATTCCCAGCTCCCTGCCCCCCTCCCCAGACCGACGCTCTTCGAGCTGGAACCCTGACAAGGAGTACCAAGCCCTCCTGGACTACACCTACCCTCTGAGGCCAGGTAGGGTGGTCGGTGGGTGGGATACCTCCGACGCAGGGGGTGGACCTCTCATCCAGACAGACCCAAACCTCCAGGACTCAGGAATAGACCTGGACCGCCTCTGCAGCTCTACCAGCCTGTCAGCTTTGGACTTTTCCCCGACTGGCATGGCAGGGGTGGGGACGGCAAGGGAGAGGCGGATGCCGGGTATAGGTCAGAGGTCATCTGAGCTGCGTGGGCTCTCACACCCCAAGTCCTCAGATAGTCGCCTCTCCAGTAGCCCCTTATCCTCTGCGGACCCTATTGGTCTATCCGTGGAGAGTCTCGACTGTAGTGGAGGTGGTGGTCTGGATCCTTTGCATCGTATCAAGGAAGGTCGCTACTGCCATCACAGCATCTCCTCTTCCACCACGTTCATCCGCACAACGAGTATCCTTCCCCAGTCAGGGTGCCTCAGAGGGGAGGCTTGGGATGAGGAGTTCTGGTCTCTCCCGGAGCAGTTGGAGGAGCTCCGGGGTTTGTCCCGGCAGGTCAGGGAGGTGACGGCCCAACTCAGTCAGCCTGTCACAGCCAGCTGGGAGTCCCTGGAGAGGGGGACCACCTCCGTCCAGTCCTCCATGAACCTGGCTGAAAaacaggaggcagaggaggagagaaaagaacgGGAGCAGAATGAAAAGCAAGAAGGGGAGGTTGAtgagaagcagaaagaggtgtCCATTTCTGAAGCGCTTCAATACTTTAATAAAG TCTCTAAAGTGGTCCATAGTGGGGAATCCTCCCAGGCAGCCAGAAACTCTGGTTCTaggatggagggtggggtagCAGGCAGGGGAGTGAGCAGGGCCAGTCTCAGAAAGGTGGAGGCCATGGTGGACCAGCTGAGTGGATTAACCCTGCCTGAGTTCCAGAGGGCGAGTCAGGGGGAGCAGGGGCCCAGGGTGTCCCTCATGCAGCACATCCAG ACCTTCTGTTCTAACCTGGAGGAGCTCATCCAATGGCTGTACACTgtggtggagaggatggaggtgCTGGCTCCGCCCTCTGTGGACATCGAGAGTGTCAAGTCGTCCCTGGCGGATTATAAG AGGTTTCAGAGAGAAGTAAATGCCCACCAGCCTCTGACCACCTCTGTTCTGCAGACTGGAGAGCTTCTCTTGGGTTGTATGACCTCTACTTCTCCCG TTCTGAAAGAGACCCTTGGTCTTATTGAGAGGCAGTCCAGGGCGTTGGAGACTCACTCAGAGcacctcttctcctctatcctctcggCCATGGACAGCCTGACCCAGCCCAGGGAGACCGGCGCTGGGGACACCGATAGCGTGGAGATCCAGGGGACAGCTTAG
- the LOC118369626 gene encoding centrosomal protein of 68 kDa isoform X2 gives MALGVDRAFPASISPMESKGCSGQWKTRIPEITRAGSTTTQHDKDWERGTGDRDRGGPRKSVTMAPTSRYMSDRRQYSMRKPLVTTTEQQTSILKKSYLQEHPEKERQGEGSSNEAHHHGEFDFQTRWAEQKFPDNFNPSQANISTCSASREDFSTSLGVSDLRTGLSHEEPTFSSSYLGSRPGRRSLSSPPLEVRTFSTPLNSKWTSTLLSPLSPSYTPPSCPSRQRWTELKLDAGEVCQSHGGGREMNLNAGPSVGYSKGNSNSVLHTMSPHQANYWACAIPSSLPPSPDRRSSSWNPDKEYQALLDYTYPLRPGRVVGGWDTSDAGGGPLIQTDPNLQDSGIDLDRLCSSTSLSALDFSPTGMAGVGTARERRMPGIGQRSSELRGLSHPKSSDSRLSSSPLSSADPIGLSVESLDCSGGGGLDPLHRIKEGRYCHHSISSSTTFIRTTSILPQSGCLRGEAWDEEFWSLPEQLEELRGLSRQVREVTAQLSQPVTASWESLERGTTSVQSSMNLAEKQEAEEERKEREQNEKQEGEVDEKQKEVSISEALQYFNKVSKVVHSGESSQAARNSGSRMEGGVAGRGVSRASLRKVEAMVDQLSGLTLPEFQRASQGEQGPRVSLMQHIQTFCSNLEELIQWLYTVVERMEVLAPPSVDIESVKSSLADYKRFQREVNAHQPLTTSVLQTGELLLGCMTSTSPAMTPISTQEDQPVRPDSFIVKF, from the exons ATGGCACTGGGAGTTGACAGGGCCttcccagcatccatctctccgaTGGAGTCCAAGGGCTGCAGTGGACAATGGAAGACTCGGATTCCAGAGATTACCCGGGCGGGGTCAACCACAACGCAGCATGACAAagactgggagagggggacaggggatAGGGACCGGGGTGGTCCCAGAAAGAGTGTTACAATGGCACCCACCTCCAGGTATATGAGTGACAGGAGGCAGTACTCTATGAGGAAACCGCTGGTCACCACCACAGAGCAGCAGACCTCCATCCTAAAGAAATCCTACCTACAGGAGCACCCAGAAAAG GAGCGACAGGGGGAAGGTAGCAGTAATGAAGCACACCATCATGGCGAGTTTGACTTCCAGACCCGATGGGCTGAACAGAAGTTCCCAGACAACTTCAACCCCTCTCAGGCCAACATCTCAACCTGCTCAGCCTCCAGAGAGGACTTTAGCACCTCCCTAGGGGTGTCAGACCTCAGGACCGGTCTGTCACATGAAGAACCCACCTTCAGCTCATCGTATCTTGGCAGCAGGCCTGGCCGACGCAGCCTCTCCAGCCCACCCCTGGAGGTCCGTACTTTCTCTACTCCACTTAACTCCAAGTGGACCTCCACTCTGCTATCCCCCCTCTCGCCCTCCTACACCCCCCCGTCGTGCCCGTCCAGACAGAGATGGACAGAGCTGAAATTGGATGCAGGTGAAGTTTGTCAATCacatggaggaggaagggaaatGAATCTAAATGCAGGCCCTTCAGTGGGCTACTCCAAGGGAAACTCCAACTCTGTGCTCCACACCATGTCCCCCCACCAGGCCAACTACTGGGCCTGTGCCATTCCCAGCTCCCTGCCCCCCTCCCCAGACCGACGCTCTTCGAGCTGGAACCCTGACAAGGAGTACCAAGCCCTCCTGGACTACACCTACCCTCTGAGGCCAGGTAGGGTGGTCGGTGGGTGGGATACCTCCGACGCAGGGGGTGGACCTCTCATCCAGACAGACCCAAACCTCCAGGACTCAGGAATAGACCTGGACCGCCTCTGCAGCTCTACCAGCCTGTCAGCTTTGGACTTTTCCCCGACTGGCATGGCAGGGGTGGGGACGGCAAGGGAGAGGCGGATGCCGGGTATAGGTCAGAGGTCATCTGAGCTGCGTGGGCTCTCACACCCCAAGTCCTCAGATAGTCGCCTCTCCAGTAGCCCCTTATCCTCTGCGGACCCTATTGGTCTATCCGTGGAGAGTCTCGACTGTAGTGGAGGTGGTGGTCTGGATCCTTTGCATCGTATCAAGGAAGGTCGCTACTGCCATCACAGCATCTCCTCTTCCACCACGTTCATCCGCACAACGAGTATCCTTCCCCAGTCAGGGTGCCTCAGAGGGGAGGCTTGGGATGAGGAGTTCTGGTCTCTCCCGGAGCAGTTGGAGGAGCTCCGGGGTTTGTCCCGGCAGGTCAGGGAGGTGACGGCCCAACTCAGTCAGCCTGTCACAGCCAGCTGGGAGTCCCTGGAGAGGGGGACCACCTCCGTCCAGTCCTCCATGAACCTGGCTGAAAaacaggaggcagaggaggagagaaaagaacgGGAGCAGAATGAAAAGCAAGAAGGGGAGGTTGAtgagaagcagaaagaggtgtCCATTTCTGAAGCGCTTCAATACTTTAATAAAG TCTCTAAAGTGGTCCATAGTGGGGAATCCTCCCAGGCAGCCAGAAACTCTGGTTCTaggatggagggtggggtagCAGGCAGGGGAGTGAGCAGGGCCAGTCTCAGAAAGGTGGAGGCCATGGTGGACCAGCTGAGTGGATTAACCCTGCCTGAGTTCCAGAGGGCGAGTCAGGGGGAGCAGGGGCCCAGGGTGTCCCTCATGCAGCACATCCAG ACCTTCTGTTCTAACCTGGAGGAGCTCATCCAATGGCTGTACACTgtggtggagaggatggaggtgCTGGCTCCGCCCTCTGTGGACATCGAGAGTGTCAAGTCGTCCCTGGCGGATTATAAG AGGTTTCAGAGAGAAGTAAATGCCCACCAGCCTCTGACCACCTCTGTTCTGCAGACTGGAGAGCTTCTCTTGGGTTGTATGACCTCTACTTCTCCCG CAATGACCCCGATCTCAACTCAAGAGGATCAGCCTGTCAGACCAGACTCCTTCATAGTAAAG TTCTGA
- the sdhaf4 gene encoding succinate dehydrogenase assembly factor 4, mitochondrial, which yields MSLLSVCASASKRLVTQGLFVESAFRGYLRTASGAVKDKEPLRKAKTPQGRFDMNDEKTKDPLEKFPDDVNPATKEQGGPRGPEPTRYGDWERKGRCVDF from the exons ATGTCTCTACTAAGCGTCTGCGCTTCTGCATCGAAACGTCTTGTGACCCAAGGGTTATTCGTGGAATCTGCTTTTAGAG GATACTTACGGACAGCCAGTGGAGCAGTGAAGGACAAGGAGCCACTGCGCAAGGCCAAAACCCCCCAGGGCCGCTTTGACATGAATGATGAGAAGACCAAGGATCCCCTTGAAA AGTTCCCTGATGATGTGAACCCAGCCACAAAGGAGCAGGGGGGGCCCCGGGGCCCAGAGCCCACACGCTACGGGGACTGGGAGAGGAAGGGCCGCTGTGTCGACTTCTAG
- the tlx1 gene encoding T-cell leukemia homeobox protein 1 isoform X1, with the protein MDHIGAHLQHIHAEPISFGIDQILNNVDQSCMLGDRMPEPDYGLGCVVSTAYNTMTSNFTGDNSGYNSNACGVANLSGTYNMNMGMNVSGNNVNTAGVIRVPAHRPLNSGHSSISYGMSTMPGSINNLTGFTFPWMESNRRYTKDRFTVALSPLTVTRRVGHPYQNRTPPKKKKPRTSFTRLQICELEKRFHRQKYLASAERAALAKALKMTDAQVKTWFQNRRTKWRRQTAEEREAERQQANRILMQLQQEAFQKTINQPANPDPLCLHNSSLFALQNLQPWTENTAKISSVSACE; encoded by the exons ATGGATCATATTGGAGCGCATCTCCAGCACATTCACGCGGAGCCCATCAGCTTCGGGATCGACCAAATCCTTAACAATGTGGACCAAAGCTGCATGCTCGGCGATCGGATGCCCGAGCCGGACTATGGCCTCGGCTGCGTCGTCAGCACTGCCTACAACACCATGACTAGTAACTTCACCGGCGACAACTCTGGATATAACAGCAACGCATGTGGGGTCGCCAATCTGAGCGGCACCTATAACATGAACATGGGGATGAACGTCAGTGGGAATAACGTTAACACAGCTGGAGTCATCCGTGTGCCCGCGCACCGGCCTCTGAACAGTGGACACTCGTCCATCTCCTACGGCATGTCCACGATGCCAGGCTCGATTAACAACCTGACGGGATTTACATTCCCCTGGATGGAGAGTAACAGAAGATACACCAAAGACAGGTTCACCG TGGCGCTCTCACCCCTCACTGTAACACGTCGTGTAGGTCACCCGTACCAGAACCGGACGCCCCCCAAGAAGAAAAAGCCCCGGACGTCTTTTACTCGCCTGCAGATCTGCGAGCTGGAAAAACGCTTTCACCGTCAGAAGTACCTGGCTTCCGCAGAGCGAGCGGCTTTGGCCAAGGCCCTCAAGATGACTGACGCACAAGTCAAAACATGGTTCCAGAACAGAAGAACAAAATGGAG GCGGCAGAcagctgaggagagagaagcagagcgaCAGCAGGCCAACCGGATCCTCATGCAACTCCAACAGGAGGCTTTTCAGAAAACGATAAACCAACCGGCAAACCCGGACCCGCTGTGCCTGCATAACAGCTCCCTGTTCGCGCTTCAGAACCTCCAGCCATGGACTGAGAACACCGCCAAAATCAGCAGCGTGTCCGCCTGCGAATAA
- the tlx1 gene encoding T-cell leukemia homeobox protein 1 isoform X2, with product MDHIGAHLQHIHAEPISFGIDQILNNVDQSCMLGDRMPEPDYGLGCVVSTAYNTMTSNFTGDNSGYNSNACGVANLSGTYNMNMGMNVSGNNVNTAGVIRVPAHRPLNSGHSSISYGMSTMPGSINNLTGFTFPWMESNRRYTKDRFTGHPYQNRTPPKKKKPRTSFTRLQICELEKRFHRQKYLASAERAALAKALKMTDAQVKTWFQNRRTKWRRQTAEEREAERQQANRILMQLQQEAFQKTINQPANPDPLCLHNSSLFALQNLQPWTENTAKISSVSACE from the exons ATGGATCATATTGGAGCGCATCTCCAGCACATTCACGCGGAGCCCATCAGCTTCGGGATCGACCAAATCCTTAACAATGTGGACCAAAGCTGCATGCTCGGCGATCGGATGCCCGAGCCGGACTATGGCCTCGGCTGCGTCGTCAGCACTGCCTACAACACCATGACTAGTAACTTCACCGGCGACAACTCTGGATATAACAGCAACGCATGTGGGGTCGCCAATCTGAGCGGCACCTATAACATGAACATGGGGATGAACGTCAGTGGGAATAACGTTAACACAGCTGGAGTCATCCGTGTGCCCGCGCACCGGCCTCTGAACAGTGGACACTCGTCCATCTCCTACGGCATGTCCACGATGCCAGGCTCGATTAACAACCTGACGGGATTTACATTCCCCTGGATGGAGAGTAACAGAAGATACACCAAAGACAGGTTCACCG GTCACCCGTACCAGAACCGGACGCCCCCCAAGAAGAAAAAGCCCCGGACGTCTTTTACTCGCCTGCAGATCTGCGAGCTGGAAAAACGCTTTCACCGTCAGAAGTACCTGGCTTCCGCAGAGCGAGCGGCTTTGGCCAAGGCCCTCAAGATGACTGACGCACAAGTCAAAACATGGTTCCAGAACAGAAGAACAAAATGGAG GCGGCAGAcagctgaggagagagaagcagagcgaCAGCAGGCCAACCGGATCCTCATGCAACTCCAACAGGAGGCTTTTCAGAAAACGATAAACCAACCGGCAAACCCGGACCCGCTGTGCCTGCATAACAGCTCCCTGTTCGCGCTTCAGAACCTCCAGCCATGGACTGAGAACACCGCCAAAATCAGCAGCGTGTCCGCCTGCGAATAA